AACGCGCTCATGAGCATCCCTGCCGAGGAACGCCCCGCATTTGGCATCATCGCCGCCGGCACAGGCAACGATTATGCACGCGCGCTCGGGCTGCCCCTCGACGTGCGGAAGTGCACGCAGGCGGTGTTGCATGCCAGCCCACGGCTCGTGGATGTGGGACTCTGCAACGATATCTATTTCGCCGAGACGCTTTCCTTTGGGTTGGATGCAGCCATTGCGCTCGATACGGTGGAGCGGCGCGCCGAGACCGGCAGGTCGGATGCGGGCGTGTATGTTTCGAGCGGTATCGACCAGCTGCGCCACAATCTTGTCGATCGCCACTATCGTGCCGACTTCGATGGCAAGCAGGTCGAGGGGCAAAGCATCACCTTTGCCGTGCAGATCGGCCCATATTACGGCGGTGGCTTCAAGATTTGCCCCGAGGCGACGCTCGACGACGGCACGCTCGACATCTGCATATCGCATCCGCCTGCAGGCGTCGCTCGTGCGATATACATTTTCATGCGAGCCAAAAACGGCAAGCACGTGGGTATGAAGCCCATGGAGTTTTTGCGCGCTCATCATGCGATCATCGACTTTGACGAGGAGCCGCCTTGCCAGATTGACGGCGAGCCCTTGCACGCGACACATTTCGACATCAGCTGCGAGCACCAGGCCCTTCGCGTGCTGGCGTAAAGGGCAGGTCGCGCGCGGAAAGGCCGGGTCGTGCGCGAGAAGGCCAGGTACAAGGCCCCGTGCCTGAGAGGCCCTGGCAGCGTTTTGCGTTTGGGGCACATTCTGCAGGCGTGAGTGGCGATGTTTTTCGTTTGGGGCACCTCGCACCGGCCACAAACGTATGTTTTCGACAATATCGGGCTGATTTTGTTCGACTTGGGGCGTTCCGCGCTCCCCAAACGCGTTTCTTCGCCAGCCGTCACCTCGAAACGTGCCCCAAACGTATGTTTTCGGCGCAGCGAGTCCTTATTGTCGATTGCGGATATGCTGATGTGCCAGGCGGGGACAAATGAACAGGTCATTCGTCCCGCTTTTTGCGAGTGAAGGCGCCCCTGTCATTTCGACCGGAGGCGCGTAGCGCCGTAGTGGAGAAATCTCGCCCTTACAGCAGCGTCGCATTCAACAGCACGGGATTGTGGTCGGTGAATTCGAAGCCGGCGTCAATGGTCTTGAGCGCATCGATGCGCACGTTGTCCGAGACGATGAATCCGTCAATCATGTAGAACTGGAAATTGGCTGATCCGTCGTAGGGACGATCGAGCGAACGGCAGGTGGGCGTTGAATTGTCCATCATCGCGGTGAAGCCGTCGCCCAGCGAGCTCACGTTGATGTAACCGCATTGCCACAGGTCATCGCCTTGCAGCGGATACATACTCGTGTCCACGGACGAGAAACTCTGGTTGAAGTCGCCGCCGGCGATGACGTAGTTGCCCTTCGCGCGCTCCTCCTGCAACAGCTGGGCGAGCTGCGCCGTCTGCGCCGCCTTGCCCTCGCCATCGTCGTAGGCCTCGAGATGCAGGTTTACGAGTACGAGCTCGGCGTCACTGTCTGTGATGGGGATGCGCTCGACGAGCAGGCAGCGCTTGAGGTTGCCGAGGCGCACGGGCCAGGAGAACGGACAGGGGAGCTGCACGCGCTCGGCGCTGGTCGGCTGCATGCGCGAGAGCGTCATGATGCCGCTTTCGACGGCGCCGATGGGCGGCAGGGGATAGGGAACGTAGGCCACGTCGAAGTTGAGGGCATAGGCTGACGCGTATTCGGGGGCAAACGCCGCGGCAAGCCGAGCACGCTCGTTGATGCCGTAGGTGCGCTCGGAATCCTGGTCGACTTCCTGGAGAAAGATAACGTCGGGGTCGAGGGTGGCGAGCTCGTCTTCGATGCCGGTGAGGTTCGCCAGGGCGCCATCATGCGAGACGGTGCGCACGCCATCGCCGCCGTCCATGAAGAAGTCGGCTTGCTCGGAGAGGCCACCGTAGCCAGCGTTCCAGGTGACGACGCTGACGCCTTGTCCGGGCTCGAGCGTTTCTCGGGCCGTGCCGTGAATCTCGACTTCCTGCGTGGCGGGCGGATTGTATTCCGTGACGGTGAGGAAAGCGACCAATGCGAGGATGAAGACGACGAGTATCGCGACGATGATGCCGATGACCTTCCCCGTCTTGCGGGCGGTGGATGCTGCCATGATGGTCCGCCTTTCGTGTGTCGTGTGCATCTGCTCATTCTATACTGTGCGAGATGGGGTTGCATTATCCTGTCATTTCGACCGGAGGCGCTTTGCGTCGCCCCCTGTCATTTCGACCGGAGGCACGTAGCGCCGGAGTGGAGAAATCTATGCCGAGATTTCTCGACTTCGCTCACTTTGTTCGCTTCGCTCGAAATGACAGGAGGAGTGCCAGACCTGCCAGGAAAATGAGACAAACGGGACAGGTACATCTGTCGGTACATCTGTCTCATTCCCAGGGCCAGGGTAGGAGAGAGTAATTATGAGCGTTCAGACCACGCTGTGTTACATAGACGACGGAAACGCCTACCTCATGCTGCATCGCGTGAAGAAGGAGCATGACGTAAACAAGGGCAAGTGGATTGGCATCGGTGGCAAGTTCGAGGCCGACGAAAGCCCCGAGGAATGCATGATGCGCGAGGTGCGCGAGGAGACGGGTCTGGCGCCGCGCACGTGGCGCTACCGCGGCATCGTCACCTTCGTGTCCGGTCGCTGGGTGACGGAATACATGCATCTTTTCACAATCACGGGCTGGACGGGCACGGTACGGAGCTGTAACGAGGGCATATTAGAATGGGTGCCCAAAGACGAGCTCCTGGACCTACCGCATTGGAAGGGCGACGAGGTCTTCCTCAAGCTCATCGCCGACCCCGAGCAGCCCTTCTTCTCGCTCAAGCTCGTTTACGACGCAAATGACGAACTCGTCGAAGCGCGCCTAGACGGCGAGCCTCTCGACCTCATAGATTGGAATTGGGCATGAACGTCATCAACATGAAGCGCGACCACGTGGTGCGTGCCACCGCAGCTAACGGAACCATCCGCGCCTTTGCCGTGTACTCGCGCGGGCTCGTGGAGGACGCGCGACGCATGCACGAGCTGTCGCGCACGGCCACGGCCGCCCTGGGCCGCACGCTCACGGCCGCTGCCATGATGGGAACGATGATGAAGGGCGACAAGGATGCGCTCTCCATCGTCTTCAACGGAGACGGGTCGCTGGGCAATATCACCGTGACGGCCAAATCGGACGGAAGCGTCAAGGGCTATGTGGGCAATCCACAGGCCTCGCTTCCCTCCAAAGTGGGCGAGAAGCTCCGCGTGGGCGAGGTCGTGGGCAAGGGCACGCTGCGCATCATCTACGATCTGGCGATGCGCGAGCCCTATAGCGGCGTCGTCGAGATTCAGTCTGGCGAAATTGCCGATGACATCGCGTACTACCTCACCTCGAGCGATCAGATTCCCTCGGCGGTCTCGCTGGGTGTGCTGCTCAACGAGGACAGCTCCGTGCGCGAGGCGGGCGGCTTCATCGTCCAGCTCATGGATGGGGCGACTGACGAGACTGCCGCTCAGCTCGAGGAGCGCATCGCGTCGCTGCCGAGCGCCACGACCATGCTTTCCGAGGGCGAGACACCCGAGAGCATCCTGGAGCGAATCCTCGGTGACATGGACTTGCAGATTCTCGAGGATGGCCCCGTGGAGTTTCGTTGCGATTGCACGCGCGAGCGCACGCTCAAGCTTCTTTCGCTCGTGAGTGCCGACGAGCTGCGGGACATGGTCGACGAAGGCGAGGACGTGGAGATGGTCTGCGCGTTTTGCAACAGCAAGTACCAGTACTCGCCCGACGAGATCGCCGCGCTGATCGAGGAGTGAGAGGCGCTTCCCTGTCATTTCGAGCGGAACTGTGCAGCGTTCCCTCTGTCATTTCGAGCGAAGCGAACGTAGTGAGCGGAGTCGAGAAATCTCACCGTCGCATCGCTTCCTGCATTTTCCACGATGCTATACTTTTCAAGAGAAATGTATAGCAAGGAGCCGCCATGGAACAAGTGCAGATGAACACGCGCATCGGGGTCGAGATCAAGCGCACGGGCGACGAGGTGCTCAGGCGCTATGGCTACACGCCGTCCGCGGCGGTGCAGGCGCTCTGGACCTATCTTGCCGAGCATAACGCGCTGCCTCCGTTCATGCCGTCAAAAGCCAAGGCGAGTGACCTTGAGGCGAGGAAGCAGGAAGTTGCGGACAACGCCGGGTTCGCGGTGAAGGAGCTCAGCAGGGTTACTGGAATCCCCGTTGAACGCCTTCATGTCGATTCCTTGACGGATGACGAGCTGCGCGAGCTTGCTTGGAGAGAACGAGGCGTTCTCCATGATTGATGGACGTTACAGTCTCCTCATCGACACGAATGTTTGGCTTGATTACCTTCTGGGTCGCGAAGGCGTGCAGGAAGCTGCGGCAGCGATCCAATGCGCGCTCGATCATGAGGATGAGCTCGTCACCACTCCGGGCATACTCAAAGACGTGTTTTTCCTAATCGGCGTTTCTCTCAAGGGGTGGACGCGGGAGGCGGGGGAGAAGGTCACCGAAGAGTTCGCCCTTGCCGTGAACGAGATATCGTGGGCATGTCTCTCGCAGATACAGAGAATGACCATCGTGCTGAACCTTGGCTTTGCCGAGCATCTGGAAGCCAGCGCTCTGCGTTCGAAGAATCCGGATTACGAAGACAACCTGCTAGTGGCCACGGCTCAAAACGCCAAGGTGGACTACATCATCACGAAGGATAAGGGCTTGCTCGCAAACGACGTAGTGTCGGCCATCACTCCGGCGGAATATGTGGCGATGCAGCAGTAAACCTGCCGACTAAAAGAGCCCATCATGTTGCTGAGGAGCCCCTCTCTCACGCGCCAGTTACTTGCCTGGCTCCGCAAGATGCTCTCGCGCTGCTAAAGAACACCCTCTCAGCCGGATAGTTGGCAGATGCGCTTGCCTATGCTCATGCCTTCGAAACCCCAAAAGGGTCGTGCACTTTACAGCAGCACATACCAGCGCAGCTCCGAGGAGGTCGCTGGGTTGGTGGAGGAGCGAGGGGAACTAGAACGGGATGTCGCTGTCGTCGTAATCGAAGGGCGCACTTTTGTAATTTGGATTTGTCTCGCCACAGCGAGGACAGTATTCCCAAGCGTTAATGAGCGTGTTTCCGCATTTTGCACATGCGCCCGAGACGGATTGCTCAGCGCAAGTTGGGCAGTAAATCCAGCTTTCCTCTAATGATGTTCCGCACTTAACACAATACATCGCATGCGCTCCTTTCATCTGCGGTGAAATCTTATGTGGTGATTCTAAATATCATGTTTAAAGGCATATAAGGCGCTTTTAATTATGGCCTCCTTCAGGTCGGTCTTTGAGATACGCTTGAGTGTTCCATCGTCATTTTCGAAAACAGTGATTTTGGGTAAGTCTGCTTGGTGTTGTCGAAGAAACTCGACGAGGCTCGAGCAGCTGCCTATTCCCTTTGCTTTATGCGGCGTTGGTCCTATAAAAATGTCAGTATAGGCGAGTGTTCCAATTAGCTCTTGAACGTCGAATCCACTCTGGGTAACCTCATCATAGCCGACGTGTTCATATGCGTCTTTTTGTAACCCAAGGTCTTTAAATATGCCAGGAAGCAGTTTGGATTTTATGCCCAACGAGCCAACGATAAGTATTTTTGCGTTGTCAAAGAATGCGGGAGCTATATCAGCAACCTCCCCAGATTCATGCTTTGCAATGTCATCTTTTTTCTCACGGGCCCTGAATACGCGAAGCTCATCTTCCTGCCTCTGAAGCTTTTCTTTGCTCCTTTTAAGTTTCTTTTGGGCTTCCTCAAGTTTTTGGTTGAGCCCTTCAATTATTTCTTCTTGACTCTGAAGAGGCACATTTTTATTTGAAGTGTATTCAAGAAGATTCTGCTGGGCTTGCTCAACGGCTTCTTCTTGCTTTACTTGGCGATGGGCAATTTCTTCAAATTTTTGACGGGAGTGTCGTTGCCTCTCATCCCTGGCGGCAATCAGGCTGTCATATGCGAAGGGGTTTTCGTCAGCGATTATCTCTATAAAGCCAGAATCTATTTCTGAAAGCATCCAAGCGGGACGATTTGTTGCTGAAATCAGCGTCAGCGTTCTCTTTGCGCGCGTCATTCCGACATAGAGAAGGTGCCTATTAGTATCCTCTTGCGTGTATTCGTTGCTGAAGTCCAGCTCATCACTATCCAGATTTCCAAGAACAACATGGTCAGCTTCGAGCCCTTTTAATGAGTGAAGTGTGCTAACGACGATGCTTGAATCGGAGGCGAATCGATGGCAAAGCTCCCAATAGCAGTCATCACGCCTTGGGAAACCTATAGCAATAGAACTAGTTTTATTGTTTGCCCGAATCTGCTCGACGAGTTCTTCAATTCTCTGGGTTTGCGCGGCCTTGGTCTTGCAGAATAGTAATTGCGGTTTAGCACCCTCGGCTCTTGTTGTCTTATCTTCATTAAGGAGTTCTTCAGAGTCTGTATCAAAATCCATGATTGACTGCGAGGCAAGGTAAATTTGTTGCGTACTTCTAAAATCCTCCTTGAGGTGGATGGGCCTAATACTTTGACCAATAAGCTCATTCCACGTGAATCCACGGCCGTAAATAGACTGCTGTGCATCTCCTACAAAGACAGCTTTTCCGAGCGCCGTCTTATAGAGAGCTTTGGTCCACGATGTGGGGAGATCTTGGACCTCATCAACAACCAAATGCCTTGCTAAGGGTCTAAAAGACTTTTTGCTTGAGTAATGGAGGACATAATTGCCAACATCATCGTAATCGATAATTGTTTTCTCGCGTGTCCCGCTACCCTGAAGGTAACTTATATAGTCGCGAAGAATCGTAATTACAGTCTCACGCTGCTTGGTTGAAAGTCTTGTGCGTCGCCCCGTACGTGATTCATTGAGGTAGACTTCTCGCCCTCTTATGCCACGTCCAAGCATCCATCCGATTTCCTCGTCCAAGAATCGAGGGTCACCGAGACTGCCGGTAAGCCTAAGTCTTACCTTGTTCTTCTCAACATAATCTTGCAGAAAGACGTCGCGTTTCTTGATATCCTTTTTTCTGCCTCCGTTGTATACAATCTCGACGTTATTATCTTTGAGGTAATCCTTTAGATACTTGTGAACTGTTTGAACGACAATGCCACTTTGTCGAGCAGCTTCCGCTCCGCCCAATTGTTCTTCGACATATTCTTTTAGCTGGTTGGTGTATGTAACAAGATATGTGAGGCTATCATGAGCGCCCTTCCCATCTTGCTGAAGTGCTGAAGTGGTCCGCGACGAGCCGACATCATCAAAGAGGAGCTCAGTTTGCGCAGAGAGCTGACGAGCGATTTCAATAGCGACCAGTGTTTTACCACTCCCCGCTGGACCAGAGATTGCGATTGGCTTAGATCTTTTTTTCGCGTCAACGGCAGCGTTAACTGCACTTTGTTGTTGATCAGTAAGTTTAATCGCATTCATTACAGGGTCTTCTCCCATTTTGCCTCTGGCATAGTTCATACATACTTCTAAGTGGCGCTAAAGCTGCAGGGTCTCTTGTATTTCGTTATGTCCCTGGTTTTCCTCAGACTCATACTCGACCATTGCGAGAAACGTATCAAAGGGTGGCATTTTCTTTTCATCGAGCAGCCCTCTTTTGGATAGGGAAACATAAATTGCGCAGCTCCTCGCCTGAGTGTTGAAGCGACGCTTTTTCCCTGAGCTAGGATTGAACATGATGTCCGTAAAAACTCTGTAGGAAAGCAGACTCCGTGCAAGGTCGGCGTTGCGCGGTTGGGTAAGGGCGCTTACATACAGGTAGTCATAGAAAGCGCTTTTTGGAGTAAGAGGATACTCTTGCCTATTGAACATAAAGCAGCTCATGGATGCCCCTCGTATTTCGTTTTGGATTCTGATGAAGTTCTGATCATCTTTTAGCTGCTCAGAAGTCTTTTTGTCGGGGTGAGGGTTTATGTATCGCTTCGCAAGTCTTATATTCAACAACTCTGGATAAGGACCGTACTCCTTACCATCTTTGGAGAATACTTTTGACGATTGAAACCAGTTTTCAACAGGATAGGCGTCCAAAGTATCAGGATTCTCAAGGATAAGATTCATCGCGGAAAGCGCTCGTCCGACCTCGTAATCATGAGATGCTGTCGAGACCTCAAGTATTTCTTCGCTCTTTAATCCTTTTTCAGAATATTTGGCCAATATCATCTCACGCAGACTATCGCTCGACCTTTGGCGAACCTGCCAGCTCATACCGCTGTGCCAATCGAATTCAATCTCATCTTCAAAATAGGCTTGGCCCGGCTCTTTTGAAGCAGCAAAAAAAGGCCGTATCGCTTTGTTTATCCTTGCCAAGGCTACCCCTTTTCTTTGCCAAATCCTTTTTGGGTGTTTCGATCTATCCTCGAGATAACAATTTCGAGGTTTTCGATGCGTTCGAGTAATTTTGCATCCCTGTTGCGGTTTGTCTCCACCATTCGCTCGAGGGCCTTCGTGATGTACGAGTCACGATCTTTTTGTCGCTTTGCGTGCTCGGCGAGTGCTCCACTCAGCAAGTCTGGAAGTTCGGAAGCATGCGTATCGATCTGCGCGCATACGCCAGTGATCTTCTCTCGAAGTGATTCGATGCTTTTGGTTTCTGCTTGAAGGCGCTCGTCGAGAGATACCAAAAAAGCATTGCGGGACTCATCCTGTTTTTTGCTCTGCTCGGCGAGTGCTCCACTCAGCAAGTCTGGAAGTTCGGAAGCATGCGTATCGATCTGCGCGCATACGCCAGTGATCTTCTCTCGAAGTGATTCGATGCTTTTGGTTTCTGCTTGAAGGCGCTCGTCGAGAGATACCAAAAAAGCATTGCGGGACTCATCCTGTTTTTTGCTCTGTTCGGCTATGGCGCCCTTAAGCGATTCAGGTAATGACTTTGTTTGCGCTTCTAGAGAGCTGCAGTTTTCTGATAATGAGGTAATGTCGGCAAAGAGCTCCTCATGGAAAGCGCGGTAATCACTGGCCCCAATTTGCCGGGCTGTTTCAGCAAGCTCATTTGTGGCGCTCGTTATTGAGTTGACTAAGTTATCGAGGGAGTTTAGTTTTCTGTTGGCTTCGGTCTTCGCCTGCTTATACTCCGCTATTTCCTCTTTGAGAGCATTGAGCGTGCTTACTATATTAAGCGCTCTGCTCTCTATTTCCTTGTATTCGCTATTGTCCATGTCATCCTTTCGGCAATAGACCCCATCATGGCATCAATTTGGATAAGACTCCGAATTTGTATTGCATTCTCGCAGGCAAGCTCACTAAGCAGATCAGCATATGGTTTATCCAGGGCCATCGACATGGTTAACAAGATGCTGTCGAAAACCTCAATATGAACATCTGTGCCAGAGCTTCCATCTAGAAACAAAAGAAAGTCGGCAACGCAGTTTTCTGGCGCAAGGCCGTAGCTCTCTACGCCAAAACGAATCATGGCATTTATGGAGCGAACAGCCTCTTCGCGTTCGGACTGAAGTGCCTGAAGAGCCGCAAGAATGAAATAGAGCCCGTAGTGCTGGGGATAATCCTCGAGCAGCCTGAGTGCTTGTCTTGATACGGGAAGCTCTTCTTTGGCGCACTTTGCGTTTTCTATGACCGCGAGTAGTTTGGAGACATCCGTTGCATCATAGAGTATGGCACCAATGCCATCGTCCTCGTTATCGTCGTTCGTTGTTAAATATGCAGCTATTTGATTTCTGAAATAGTCCTCTGCGTCTTTGGTGTAAGGAATTCTAGACGCGGACCTAGCTGTGGCCAATATTGTCATCAGGGCCCTTCTACGACCCTCTTCTATGATTTTGTACGTGAAGTTGACCAGCATGTGCTCCAGCACGCCTAATATGAACTCGCGATCATCGCCGACATCGGAAACCGCCTTTTCCAGGTTGTTCTTCGCGGCTTCCAAAAAAGCTGAATCAGATTGGTACGAGCGAATGTAAGACAAATAGTTATCTGTAACTGCCTTTCTGAGGACTTCTCCTCCTGCCGGGGTAGGTTCAATGATGAACTTTCCGCCTTCATATCCCCTATACTCAATTGCATATCCTTTGAAGGCTCCTAATAGGGTCAAGCGATAGACTGCACGCTCAAGAGTGTTTTTGTTGGAAGAAGAGAAATCGACATGCCATCGCTTGTCATAGAAGTTTTCGCTTGTGCATTCATTAAAGACAGCACGAACGGTGCGCATCTCTTCTTCGATGCCAGAGAACGTTTCTTGATGAAAATAAAGACTACGGCTTATATCATCGCCATCCCACTTGCCCTTGGTTTCCTCAATCTCATCGATTTGGGCTAGGCTTGTCTCAACTGGGTCGAGTATCGTATCGTTAATCGACGGGAAATCGTCCGACAAGATAAGGTATGCGTAGGAGTCTTTTCCGTCCCTTGCGGCTCTGCCAACCTCTTGGTAATAGGACTCTAAGCTGCTCGGCATGCCGTAGTGGACAATCCACCGAACATTTGGCTTATCGATTCCCATGCCGAATGCTTTTGTCGCGACCATAATGCTTGCTTCATTGTTCTTGAATCGAAGAGCGTGTTCTGCTTTCGTTTTTGTCCAGTCTGAACCAGCAAAACGTTTTGGTTTTCCTCCGCAGTAATATGTGCACTCGCCCGGATATTTCATATCAAGATAATCCCAGACGCCGTAATGCCCGTATTCAATTGCCCTCGCAGTGTTCATAATTCCATACGGGCCGTTTACGTTTTGACAGAAGACTATCCCGCTGTTGGTGTTCGCATCTCCAGAATGCACGCATAATTCCTCGGCAGATAGGCCGAGGTCTTTTGGTAGACGCACTTGTAAAATCTCATCTAGAGCATCTAATTTATCGCTGCTTTTTTTCTTGATAATACGATAATGCAATTCTGGTCTGTCAAACGTCTTTGGCTTGATGCAGGCGTCCGGCGCGTCGATACCAAGGTCGCGTTTTATGTCAATAAGTACGCTCGTGGATGCAGTTCCTGTTAATGCTAGCAGTGGCGGGACATGCTCTTTGGTGCGGCATATGGCGCGGCAGTTCTGGGCAAGGCTCAGATAGGACGTTCTGAAGTCATGACCCCATTCACTTACGCAGTGCGCCTCATCTATGGCTATGACGGAAACGAGATTTTCTCTCGCGTAGTTTTGTACGCTATCTATGAAGCTTTGTATCTGAAATCGCTCGGGAGATGAGTAGCACATGATGTACTGGCCGGTGGCGAGTCTATGCTCAATGCCCCGCTTGTCTTCTGATTCTCCCGTCAAGCCCACGATGCGGTCGATGCCCCGCAGCCTGAGGTTTTGCACTTGATCCTCGATTAGAGACACGATGGGCGAAATGATAAACGCGGTTCCCGGCGTGATGAGGGCGAGAAGCTGAAAGACGACAGACTTGCCGCTTCCAGTTGGCAAAAGAACAATTGTGTCCTCTCGATTCAATGCTCGGATAAGAGCGCGGTATTGGCCCTCGCGAAAATCATCGAACCTAAAGATATAGTGCAACAGCTCACGGAGCGTCTTGGGTGTTGGGTAGACCCTGACGGGAGTTTGAACTTGAACAGGGTCATAGGAGCATACAATCTCGGATTCGGATACAGGCGAGATGATGGCCTCATTGGGTGCGGGCTCGCTATTCTTTTGCCCGTAGTAGATAGAATAATTCGCCAAAGTTTTGTTGTCGGCGTATGTGAGTTCATCGAAGATGCCGTTACTTTTGTAGAGGTCGCAAACACAGCTAGAGAGGGAAATAAGGTCATCGAGCGCCAGTTTGAAAATAGCATCAAGCCTAAAGTCTTTCGGCTCATCCGTCGCAAACGCCAAGCTTGATTCCTTGCCTATGCTTTGGTGCTTAACGAGCTCTATGAGCGTGCACTGAACCTGATGAGCAAATCTGATGTAGTGATGGAAAGCCTCTTCAAAACTCTCGCTGTTGGGCCATGCAGATTTTTGGTCACATACGAGTTTGTATATTTGGGCCTCAAGGGTCTCTGACAGGACGCCTATTCTGCTCCTATTTATAATTTTTTCTACGACAGCGAGGCTTACCAATTGCTCCTTTCCTCGTTGAAATTTCATTTTTGGCTTATGAAATTCTAAGGTCCAGATGACGTGATTGTCGCCCGTACCGCGGTTTCTTAAGGCAGCCGTGAGGGATTCTGTAGGTACGGCAATTGACCCGAAGAAAGACTTGCTCGGTAAATTCTCAATTTCGGATGTCAGGAGGTTGTAGGCGGACTCGTTTGCTTGCCAGGACAGATAATAGTACTCGAGCTTTTCACCTGAAGAGGCACTGGCTATTTTCTTTCGCAGGTCGTCGAAGATTGCATCATTGCGCACGAGCTTACAAGGTAAATTCTCTTTCTTTATTACGCGTTCAATTGATTTGATCGCTCGGACCCTGCCCTCGTCTTCTTCGCAGTCCAAGGGAAACATGATTGCGTTGATATACCTAGGCTCTATCTTTCCCGGAATAAGCACCTCGGCTTGTGGATCAGTTGTCCAACTATCTTTATATCCTTCAGGTCTCTGGCCTGCGAAAAGCTGCTGAATATTGCATGACGAGGCATAGTTGGACGCGGCGTTCGTGTTCGAGAACTGATACTTTTTCTGCCCTTCTTCGCCAGCGTGGTCATACAACACCTCAAGATCTATAGATAAGACTACGTAATACCTGTCGGAGAACCGCTGCCTCATCTTGAAAAAGAGGGGGATGTTCGGATGAGATATAGAAAGATTGATATGCCCTTTTCCATCGAGCCGGATATCATCGTTTGCCTCATATTTTGCTCCTAGAGCATCAAGGTTCTCCCTTGGGATTAGGCCATTCTTTAATATGCTTGGCACATTTTCGAGAGAGGTGAAATGCACCAGCCGCTCTACCCCGCGTCCCCTTAGAAATGAGATTGCGGACTCGGCATCTTGGCGCGCTCGGCTGTTCACTTTCGATGAACTCACTTTTCTTTTGCCCTTCGTTTGTTGGGTTGGCTAAGTGAGGTGTCAGAAGGTGGTTATGTCACTCGCTAGACGTGCTGCTGATAAGTAGTGTGATTATCGGGGGGGGGGCAATTTCGTCAAGCGCTGCGAAAAGGCTGATGATAAGCGGTAGT
This window of the Coriobacteriaceae bacterium genome carries:
- a CDS encoding DarT ssDNA thymidine ADP-ribosyltransferase family protein — encoded protein: MSSSKVNSRARQDAESAISFLRGRGVERLVHFTSLENVPSILKNGLIPRENLDALGAKYEANDDIRLDGKGHINLSISHPNIPLFFKMRQRFSDRYYVVLSIDLEVLYDHAGEEGQKKYQFSNTNAASNYASSCNIQQLFAGQRPEGYKDSWTTDPQAEVLIPGKIEPRYINAIMFPLDCEEDEGRVRAIKSIERVIKKENLPCKLVRNDAIFDDLRKKIASASSGEKLEYYYLSWQANESAYNLLTSEIENLPSKSFFGSIAVPTESLTAALRNRGTGDNHVIWTLEFHKPKMKFQRGKEQLVSLAVVEKIINRSRIGVLSETLEAQIYKLVCDQKSAWPNSESFEEAFHHYIRFAHQVQCTLIELVKHQSIGKESSLAFATDEPKDFRLDAIFKLALDDLISLSSCVCDLYKSNGIFDELTYADNKTLANYSIYYGQKNSEPAPNEAIISPVSESEIVCSYDPVQVQTPVRVYPTPKTLRELLHYIFRFDDFREGQYRALIRALNREDTIVLLPTGSGKSVVFQLLALITPGTAFIISPIVSLIEDQVQNLRLRGIDRIVGLTGESEDKRGIEHRLATGQYIMCYSSPERFQIQSFIDSVQNYARENLVSVIAIDEAHCVSEWGHDFRTSYLSLAQNCRAICRTKEHVPPLLALTGTASTSVLIDIKRDLGIDAPDACIKPKTFDRPELHYRIIKKKSSDKLDALDEILQVRLPKDLGLSAEELCVHSGDANTNSGIVFCQNVNGPYGIMNTARAIEYGHYGVWDYLDMKYPGECTYYCGGKPKRFAGSDWTKTKAEHALRFKNNEASIMVATKAFGMGIDKPNVRWIVHYGMPSSLESYYQEVGRAARDGKDSYAYLILSDDFPSINDTILDPVETSLAQIDEIEETKGKWDGDDISRSLYFHQETFSGIEEEMRTVRAVFNECTSENFYDKRWHVDFSSSNKNTLERAVYRLTLLGAFKGYAIEYRGYEGGKFIIEPTPAGGEVLRKAVTDNYLSYIRSYQSDSAFLEAAKNNLEKAVSDVGDDREFILGVLEHMLVNFTYKIIEEGRRRALMTILATARSASRIPYTKDAEDYFRNQIAAYLTTNDDNEDDGIGAILYDATDVSKLLAVIENAKCAKEELPVSRQALRLLEDYPQHYGLYFILAALQALQSEREEAVRSINAMIRFGVESYGLAPENCVADFLLFLDGSSGTDVHIEVFDSILLTMSMALDKPYADLLSELACENAIQIRSLIQIDAMMGSIAERMTWTIANTRK